A portion of the Hylaeus volcanicus isolate JK05 unplaced genomic scaffold, UHH_iyHylVolc1.0_haploid 12237, whole genome shotgun sequence genome contains these proteins:
- the LOC128884373 gene encoding uncharacterized protein LOC128884373 yields MSTNENKKNSKIENSVDDTSKVSTTETITDSSKEAPQVVKEKDMKSKLPQSAKPDTTVNEETKDSTNDKADNSYYPEEEVLEGDWMRPQVNIKEVQVQTGEEDETCFWSHRAKLYRWAKASSEWKERGIGEAKLLQHKGTNKIRFLLRQEKTLKIVANHYIVPHKSFCYLTPNVGSDKIWVWSVVDFSEDEGKLEQFALKFGQVAGATEFKNKFEEAAKLNETLFEAFIEKSQEPVVTESK; encoded by the exons ATGTCcactaatgaaaataaaaaaaattccaaaattgaaaactcgGTTGATGATACATCAAAAGTTTCAACAACTGAAACCATTACGGATTCATCAAAAGAAGCACCACAAGttgtgaaagaaaaagatatgAAAAGTAAATTACCACAAAGTGCAAAACCAGATACAACAGTGAATGAGGAAACTAAGGATTCAACAAATGACAAAGCGGATAATAGTTATTATCCGGAAGAAGAGGTTTTAGAAGGAGATTGGATGCGACCTCAG GTTAATATTAAGGAAGTCCAAGTTCAAACTGGTGAAGAAGATGAAACGTGTTTTTGGTCACATCGAGCCAAATTGTATCGATGGGCTAAAGCTTCCAGCGAGTGGAAAGAAAGGGGCATAGGTGAAGCGAAACTATTACAACATAAAGGGACCAATAAAATTAGGTTTTTACTACGCCAGgaaaaaacgttaaaaattgttgcaaaCCACTATA TTGTTCCACATAAaagtttttgttatttaacacCGAATGTTGGTAGTGATAAAATTTGGGTTTGGTCAGTAGTGGATTTTTCAGAAGATGAAGGCAAACTTGAACAATTTGCGTTAAAGTTTGGACAAGTTGcag GTGCGACggaattcaaaaataaatttgaagaagCAGCTAAGcttaatgaaacattatttgaagcatttatagaaaaaagtCAAGAACCTGTAGTGACTGAATCAAAGTaa
- the LOC128884143 gene encoding uncharacterized protein LOC128884143 isoform X2, with product MYHYLTHPNHQDQLIVYLAPTGMLASQQSKALVVDAYELFEDTNVCVQLVTGSKSELISYNENITEQCVNLKQISTWKFILNSINKKKNLDCVFQDKLTECEEQDSSSSSSSFDSTLSSSTLIVPKVFVFTPEIFLSNLCHGYFSMENIAVIIFDECHHVFGKSVYNEIMSIFYHHHYPNGGQKPSTRILGLTATPFNIVPYAKMNPNTILKSIHDDMHFIEAIYDSKLHFRLYTALSAGDDCFYSDTFSHLNWKYTIDTLLWDPFTLIVTMNAAELNVSEGFLTRDSYKAFIHEIRQLRWCQPLSETSENHSKCWSAKFMKRIKRNKTLLYKVTQLRMRWNTEKLSIQKSIMETWIKFRNQCDIILKEHGLWGVIVLLDALVKSCRTKTTKSQSSSGSFLCNVSQLLSVIEFLETTPTATSGRQWINNYFIFEKKRIKFQKNLMDLFILLYSFFKRKTHIPFMIRTFGGKSLMELYLTHLVSPKVIELEKVIRTLLDRFQPEEYKNHCNSFWKSEKPCHPFHSENDLNSLSVLSNISGSNSIENHNVCIRELEKTSKTSRVATCENRKPLSQLDYYLSKQEKNAFQRSTNKKKNVSQSMLKKDSEEDNDSRKCTILTSYSKKIVHDSKKNLDSEDNQESQDLIYKPFQSHVVSDSSSLELSDSHSEKNHMAPEENTLESVVEFPYYLSNMKCIVFTKTRVEAWLMHQYCQLRGISRTNYVISLSHTNLTHSNLLRYESVLNYSEITNRFSLPVLPKLNYLNILFSTNVLLEGFDVSCCNSAISLNPMRSILDYIQCRGRIREKSNIKSCFKTICPDSVTKNEFILMHRLYDIECLLLKAFNSHQHDPKKCLLLFKPLHTVLYEPTTKACISENCAFREANEIMIRYIRLEDDKICHMSLVILYDHIRSQKTKNFDNSMFPPFKKMLLEYTEETKTYQQMLTEMLDCLEMYLKDHNSTTLLTFIKLLYEVKNVAFL from the exons ATGTATCACTACTTGACGCATCCAAATCATCAAGATCAACTTATTGTCTATTTAGCACCAACTGGAATGTTAGCATCACAGCAATCCAAAGCATTAGTGGTTGATGCTTATGAACTTTTTGAAGATACCAATGTGTGTGTTCAATTAGTTACTGGAAGCAAATCCGAGTTAATAtcttataatgaaaatattactgaacaatgtgttaatttgaaacaaatttcaacatGGAAG tttattttaaactctataaataaaaaaaaaaacctcgaTTGTGTTTTTCAAGATAAATTAACAg AGTGTGAGGAACAGGACTCTTCTTCATCATCGTCATCTTTTGACAGCACCTTGTCCTCGTCAACACTTATAGTGCCCAAA GTTTTTGTTTTCACgcctgaaatttttttaagtaatttatgtcatggatatttttcaatggaaaatatagccgttattatttttgatgaATGTCATCACgtttttggaaaaagtgtttATAATGAGATAATGTCGATATTTTATCATCATCATTATCCt aatgGCGGTCAAAAACCCTCAACACGTATTTTAGGTCTAACCGCAACACCGTTTAATATTGTACCATACGCGAAAATGAATCCT aatactattttaaaaagcaTACATGATGATATGCATTTTATAGAAGCCATTTACGATTCCAAATTACACTTTCGACTCTACACAGCTCTTTCAGCGGGAGACGATTGTTTTTACTCTGACACATTTTCACACTTAAACTGGAAGTATACCATCGATACACTTTTATGGGATCCATTTACTTT AATCGTCACTATGAATGCAGCTGAACTAAATGTTTCTGAAGGTTTTTTAACACGCGACAGTTATAAGGCGTTCATACATGAAATAAGACAGTTACGATGGTGCCAACCCTTATCAGAAACGTCAGAGAACCATTCCAAATGCTGGTCggcaaaatttatgaaaagaatTAAACGTAACAAAACATTGTTATACAAAGTAACTCAATTACGAATGAGATGGAATACTGAAAAATTGTCAATACAAAAATCCATTATGGAAACCTggataaaatttagaaatcaaTGTGATATAA TTCTTAAAGAACACGGTTTATGGGGGGTTATCGTTCTTCTCGATGCACTTGTTAAATCTTGTAGAACAAAGACTACAAAATCCCAGTCTTCTTCTGGAAGCTTTTTATGTAACGTGTCTCAATTGTTATCCGTTATAGAATTCCTTGAAACAACACCGACAGCCACCAGTGGACGTCAGTGGATCAACAATTACTTT attttcgaaaagaaaagaattaaatttcaaaaaaatttaatggatttatttatcttgttatacagtttttttaaaagaaaaactcacATTCCGTTTATGATTCGCACTTTTGGTGGAAAATCATTAATGGAATTATATTTGACTCACCTCGTCAGTCCTAAGGTGATTGAACTAGAGAAAGTCATCCGAACTCTACTGGATAGATTTCAACCAGAAGAGTATAAAAATCATTGTAACAGTTTTTGGAAATCAGAAAAACCATGTCATCCGTTTCACtcagaaaatgatttaaactCGCTTTCTGTCTTATCCAATATATC TGGATCAAATTCTATTGAAAATCATAACGTTTGTATTCGTGAACTTGAAAAGACTAGCA aAACTTCTCGTGTGGCGACGTGTGAGAATCGGAAGCCTCTTAGCCAACTTGATTATTATCTttcaaaacaagaaaaaaatgctTTTCAGCGTTccactaataaaaaaaaaaatgtttcccaATCAATGCTAAAGAAAGATTCAGAGGAAGACAATGATTctagaaaatgtacaattttaacAAGCTATAGTAAAAAAATTG tccacgattcaaaaaaaaatctggACTCTGAAGATAACCAAGAATCTCAAGACCTTATATATAAACCATTTCAATCGCATGTAGTGAGTGATAGTTCCTCTTTAGAATTAAGTGATAGTCATTCCGAGAAAAATCACATGGCTCCag AAGAAAACACCTTGGAGTCGGTTGTTGAATTTCCatattatttatctaatatGAAGTGCAtcgtttttacaaaaacacGAGTGGAAGCATGGCTAATGCATCAGTACTGTCAATTACGGGGCATTTCTCGAACCAATTATGTGATCTCTCTTTCTCACACGAATCTCACTCATTCCAACTTGTTACGCTATGAGTCCGTCCTAAACTATTCAGaaataaccaataggtttagTCTTCCTGTTTTGCCAAAGTTAAATTACTTGAATATTTTg TTTTCAACAAACGTTTTACTTGAAGGCTTTGATGTTTCCTGTTGTAACTCGGCCATTTCTCTAAATCCGATGCGATCCATTTTAGATTACATTCAATGTCGCGGGCGTATTcgtgaaaaatcaaatatcaaAAGCTGCTTTAAAACGATTTGTCCAGATAGTGTcacgaaaaatgaattcattttaatgcACCGGCTGTATGATATTGAATGTCTTTTATTAAAAGCTTTTAATTCTCATCAACATGATCCTAAGAAATGTCTTCTTTTATTCAAGCCTCTTCATACTGTTCTATATGAACct ACAACAAAAGCATGCATTTCAGAAAATTGTGCTTTTCGCGAAGCGAACGAAATAATGATACGTTATATAAGATTAGAAGATGATAAAATCTGTCATATGAGTCttgttatattatatgatCAT ATACGAagtcaaaaaacaaaaaactttGATAATTCAATGTTTCctccttttaaaaaaatgcttttaGAATACacagaagaaacgaaaacgtaCCAG CAAATGTTAACTGAAATGTTAGACTGTTTAGAGATGTATTTAAAGGATCACAATTCGACAActttattaacttttattaaattactttatgaGGTGAAAAACGTTGCTTTTCTCTAG
- the LOC128884143 gene encoding uncharacterized protein LOC128884143 isoform X1 translates to MNDYTLVPKISRKCDRVPRDYQLELYEIARNANTIVALPTGSGKTLISSLLMYHYLTHPNHQDQLIVYLAPTGMLASQQSKALVVDAYELFEDTNVCVQLVTGSKSELISYNENITEQCVNLKQISTWKFILNSINKKKNLDCVFQDKLTECEEQDSSSSSSSFDSTLSSSTLIVPKVFVFTPEIFLSNLCHGYFSMENIAVIIFDECHHVFGKSVYNEIMSIFYHHHYPNGGQKPSTRILGLTATPFNIVPYAKMNPNTILKSIHDDMHFIEAIYDSKLHFRLYTALSAGDDCFYSDTFSHLNWKYTIDTLLWDPFTLIVTMNAAELNVSEGFLTRDSYKAFIHEIRQLRWCQPLSETSENHSKCWSAKFMKRIKRNKTLLYKVTQLRMRWNTEKLSIQKSIMETWIKFRNQCDIILKEHGLWGVIVLLDALVKSCRTKTTKSQSSSGSFLCNVSQLLSVIEFLETTPTATSGRQWINNYFIFEKKRIKFQKNLMDLFILLYSFFKRKTHIPFMIRTFGGKSLMELYLTHLVSPKVIELEKVIRTLLDRFQPEEYKNHCNSFWKSEKPCHPFHSENDLNSLSVLSNISGSNSIENHNVCIRELEKTSKTSRVATCENRKPLSQLDYYLSKQEKNAFQRSTNKKKNVSQSMLKKDSEEDNDSRKCTILTSYSKKIVHDSKKNLDSEDNQESQDLIYKPFQSHVVSDSSSLELSDSHSEKNHMAPEENTLESVVEFPYYLSNMKCIVFTKTRVEAWLMHQYCQLRGISRTNYVISLSHTNLTHSNLLRYESVLNYSEITNRFSLPVLPKLNYLNILFSTNVLLEGFDVSCCNSAISLNPMRSILDYIQCRGRIREKSNIKSCFKTICPDSVTKNEFILMHRLYDIECLLLKAFNSHQHDPKKCLLLFKPLHTVLYEPTTKACISENCAFREANEIMIRYIRLEDDKICHMSLVILYDHIRSQKTKNFDNSMFPPFKKMLLEYTEETKTYQQMLTEMLDCLEMYLKDHNSTTLLTFIKLLYEVKNVAFL, encoded by the exons atgaaCGATTACACACTGGTTCCAAAGATATCCCGTAAGTGTGACCGCGTTCCAAGAGATTATCAATTGGAATTGTATGAAATTGCAAGGAACGCTAATACAATAGTTGCTTTACCAACGGGAAGCGGTAAAACCTTAATATCTAGTTTACTCATGTATCACTACTTGACGCATCCAAATCATCAAGATCAACTTATTGTCTATTTAGCACCAACTGGAATGTTAGCATCACAGCAATCCAAAGCATTAGTGGTTGATGCTTATGAACTTTTTGAAGATACCAATGTGTGTGTTCAATTAGTTACTGGAAGCAAATCCGAGTTAATAtcttataatgaaaatattactgaacaatgtgttaatttgaaacaaatttcaacatGGAAG tttattttaaactctataaataaaaaaaaaaacctcgaTTGTGTTTTTCAAGATAAATTAACAg AGTGTGAGGAACAGGACTCTTCTTCATCATCGTCATCTTTTGACAGCACCTTGTCCTCGTCAACACTTATAGTGCCCAAA GTTTTTGTTTTCACgcctgaaatttttttaagtaatttatgtcatggatatttttcaatggaaaatatagccgttattatttttgatgaATGTCATCACgtttttggaaaaagtgtttATAATGAGATAATGTCGATATTTTATCATCATCATTATCCt aatgGCGGTCAAAAACCCTCAACACGTATTTTAGGTCTAACCGCAACACCGTTTAATATTGTACCATACGCGAAAATGAATCCT aatactattttaaaaagcaTACATGATGATATGCATTTTATAGAAGCCATTTACGATTCCAAATTACACTTTCGACTCTACACAGCTCTTTCAGCGGGAGACGATTGTTTTTACTCTGACACATTTTCACACTTAAACTGGAAGTATACCATCGATACACTTTTATGGGATCCATTTACTTT AATCGTCACTATGAATGCAGCTGAACTAAATGTTTCTGAAGGTTTTTTAACACGCGACAGTTATAAGGCGTTCATACATGAAATAAGACAGTTACGATGGTGCCAACCCTTATCAGAAACGTCAGAGAACCATTCCAAATGCTGGTCggcaaaatttatgaaaagaatTAAACGTAACAAAACATTGTTATACAAAGTAACTCAATTACGAATGAGATGGAATACTGAAAAATTGTCAATACAAAAATCCATTATGGAAACCTggataaaatttagaaatcaaTGTGATATAA TTCTTAAAGAACACGGTTTATGGGGGGTTATCGTTCTTCTCGATGCACTTGTTAAATCTTGTAGAACAAAGACTACAAAATCCCAGTCTTCTTCTGGAAGCTTTTTATGTAACGTGTCTCAATTGTTATCCGTTATAGAATTCCTTGAAACAACACCGACAGCCACCAGTGGACGTCAGTGGATCAACAATTACTTT attttcgaaaagaaaagaattaaatttcaaaaaaatttaatggatttatttatcttgttatacagtttttttaaaagaaaaactcacATTCCGTTTATGATTCGCACTTTTGGTGGAAAATCATTAATGGAATTATATTTGACTCACCTCGTCAGTCCTAAGGTGATTGAACTAGAGAAAGTCATCCGAACTCTACTGGATAGATTTCAACCAGAAGAGTATAAAAATCATTGTAACAGTTTTTGGAAATCAGAAAAACCATGTCATCCGTTTCACtcagaaaatgatttaaactCGCTTTCTGTCTTATCCAATATATC TGGATCAAATTCTATTGAAAATCATAACGTTTGTATTCGTGAACTTGAAAAGACTAGCA aAACTTCTCGTGTGGCGACGTGTGAGAATCGGAAGCCTCTTAGCCAACTTGATTATTATCTttcaaaacaagaaaaaaatgctTTTCAGCGTTccactaataaaaaaaaaaatgtttcccaATCAATGCTAAAGAAAGATTCAGAGGAAGACAATGATTctagaaaatgtacaattttaacAAGCTATAGTAAAAAAATTG tccacgattcaaaaaaaaatctggACTCTGAAGATAACCAAGAATCTCAAGACCTTATATATAAACCATTTCAATCGCATGTAGTGAGTGATAGTTCCTCTTTAGAATTAAGTGATAGTCATTCCGAGAAAAATCACATGGCTCCag AAGAAAACACCTTGGAGTCGGTTGTTGAATTTCCatattatttatctaatatGAAGTGCAtcgtttttacaaaaacacGAGTGGAAGCATGGCTAATGCATCAGTACTGTCAATTACGGGGCATTTCTCGAACCAATTATGTGATCTCTCTTTCTCACACGAATCTCACTCATTCCAACTTGTTACGCTATGAGTCCGTCCTAAACTATTCAGaaataaccaataggtttagTCTTCCTGTTTTGCCAAAGTTAAATTACTTGAATATTTTg TTTTCAACAAACGTTTTACTTGAAGGCTTTGATGTTTCCTGTTGTAACTCGGCCATTTCTCTAAATCCGATGCGATCCATTTTAGATTACATTCAATGTCGCGGGCGTATTcgtgaaaaatcaaatatcaaAAGCTGCTTTAAAACGATTTGTCCAGATAGTGTcacgaaaaatgaattcattttaatgcACCGGCTGTATGATATTGAATGTCTTTTATTAAAAGCTTTTAATTCTCATCAACATGATCCTAAGAAATGTCTTCTTTTATTCAAGCCTCTTCATACTGTTCTATATGAACct ACAACAAAAGCATGCATTTCAGAAAATTGTGCTTTTCGCGAAGCGAACGAAATAATGATACGTTATATAAGATTAGAAGATGATAAAATCTGTCATATGAGTCttgttatattatatgatCAT ATACGAagtcaaaaaacaaaaaactttGATAATTCAATGTTTCctccttttaaaaaaatgcttttaGAATACacagaagaaacgaaaacgtaCCAG CAAATGTTAACTGAAATGTTAGACTGTTTAGAGATGTATTTAAAGGATCACAATTCGACAActttattaacttttattaaattactttatgaGGTGAAAAACGTTGCTTTTCTCTAG
- the LOC128884143 gene encoding uncharacterized protein LOC128884143 isoform X3 — translation MLASQQSKALVVDAYELFEDTNVCVQLVTGSKSELISYNENITEQCVNLKQISTWKFILNSINKKKNLDCVFQDKLTECEEQDSSSSSSSFDSTLSSSTLIVPKVFVFTPEIFLSNLCHGYFSMENIAVIIFDECHHVFGKSVYNEIMSIFYHHHYPNGGQKPSTRILGLTATPFNIVPYAKMNPNTILKSIHDDMHFIEAIYDSKLHFRLYTALSAGDDCFYSDTFSHLNWKYTIDTLLWDPFTLIVTMNAAELNVSEGFLTRDSYKAFIHEIRQLRWCQPLSETSENHSKCWSAKFMKRIKRNKTLLYKVTQLRMRWNTEKLSIQKSIMETWIKFRNQCDIILKEHGLWGVIVLLDALVKSCRTKTTKSQSSSGSFLCNVSQLLSVIEFLETTPTATSGRQWINNYFIFEKKRIKFQKNLMDLFILLYSFFKRKTHIPFMIRTFGGKSLMELYLTHLVSPKVIELEKVIRTLLDRFQPEEYKNHCNSFWKSEKPCHPFHSENDLNSLSVLSNISGSNSIENHNVCIRELEKTSKTSRVATCENRKPLSQLDYYLSKQEKNAFQRSTNKKKNVSQSMLKKDSEEDNDSRKCTILTSYSKKIVHDSKKNLDSEDNQESQDLIYKPFQSHVVSDSSSLELSDSHSEKNHMAPEENTLESVVEFPYYLSNMKCIVFTKTRVEAWLMHQYCQLRGISRTNYVISLSHTNLTHSNLLRYESVLNYSEITNRFSLPVLPKLNYLNILFSTNVLLEGFDVSCCNSAISLNPMRSILDYIQCRGRIREKSNIKSCFKTICPDSVTKNEFILMHRLYDIECLLLKAFNSHQHDPKKCLLLFKPLHTVLYEPTTKACISENCAFREANEIMIRYIRLEDDKICHMSLVILYDHIRSQKTKNFDNSMFPPFKKMLLEYTEETKTYQQMLTEMLDCLEMYLKDHNSTTLLTFIKLLYEVKNVAFL, via the exons ATGTTAGCATCACAGCAATCCAAAGCATTAGTGGTTGATGCTTATGAACTTTTTGAAGATACCAATGTGTGTGTTCAATTAGTTACTGGAAGCAAATCCGAGTTAATAtcttataatgaaaatattactgaacaatgtgttaatttgaaacaaatttcaacatGGAAG tttattttaaactctataaataaaaaaaaaaacctcgaTTGTGTTTTTCAAGATAAATTAACAg AGTGTGAGGAACAGGACTCTTCTTCATCATCGTCATCTTTTGACAGCACCTTGTCCTCGTCAACACTTATAGTGCCCAAA GTTTTTGTTTTCACgcctgaaatttttttaagtaatttatgtcatggatatttttcaatggaaaatatagccgttattatttttgatgaATGTCATCACgtttttggaaaaagtgtttATAATGAGATAATGTCGATATTTTATCATCATCATTATCCt aatgGCGGTCAAAAACCCTCAACACGTATTTTAGGTCTAACCGCAACACCGTTTAATATTGTACCATACGCGAAAATGAATCCT aatactattttaaaaagcaTACATGATGATATGCATTTTATAGAAGCCATTTACGATTCCAAATTACACTTTCGACTCTACACAGCTCTTTCAGCGGGAGACGATTGTTTTTACTCTGACACATTTTCACACTTAAACTGGAAGTATACCATCGATACACTTTTATGGGATCCATTTACTTT AATCGTCACTATGAATGCAGCTGAACTAAATGTTTCTGAAGGTTTTTTAACACGCGACAGTTATAAGGCGTTCATACATGAAATAAGACAGTTACGATGGTGCCAACCCTTATCAGAAACGTCAGAGAACCATTCCAAATGCTGGTCggcaaaatttatgaaaagaatTAAACGTAACAAAACATTGTTATACAAAGTAACTCAATTACGAATGAGATGGAATACTGAAAAATTGTCAATACAAAAATCCATTATGGAAACCTggataaaatttagaaatcaaTGTGATATAA TTCTTAAAGAACACGGTTTATGGGGGGTTATCGTTCTTCTCGATGCACTTGTTAAATCTTGTAGAACAAAGACTACAAAATCCCAGTCTTCTTCTGGAAGCTTTTTATGTAACGTGTCTCAATTGTTATCCGTTATAGAATTCCTTGAAACAACACCGACAGCCACCAGTGGACGTCAGTGGATCAACAATTACTTT attttcgaaaagaaaagaattaaatttcaaaaaaatttaatggatttatttatcttgttatacagtttttttaaaagaaaaactcacATTCCGTTTATGATTCGCACTTTTGGTGGAAAATCATTAATGGAATTATATTTGACTCACCTCGTCAGTCCTAAGGTGATTGAACTAGAGAAAGTCATCCGAACTCTACTGGATAGATTTCAACCAGAAGAGTATAAAAATCATTGTAACAGTTTTTGGAAATCAGAAAAACCATGTCATCCGTTTCACtcagaaaatgatttaaactCGCTTTCTGTCTTATCCAATATATC TGGATCAAATTCTATTGAAAATCATAACGTTTGTATTCGTGAACTTGAAAAGACTAGCA aAACTTCTCGTGTGGCGACGTGTGAGAATCGGAAGCCTCTTAGCCAACTTGATTATTATCTttcaaaacaagaaaaaaatgctTTTCAGCGTTccactaataaaaaaaaaaatgtttcccaATCAATGCTAAAGAAAGATTCAGAGGAAGACAATGATTctagaaaatgtacaattttaacAAGCTATAGTAAAAAAATTG tccacgattcaaaaaaaaatctggACTCTGAAGATAACCAAGAATCTCAAGACCTTATATATAAACCATTTCAATCGCATGTAGTGAGTGATAGTTCCTCTTTAGAATTAAGTGATAGTCATTCCGAGAAAAATCACATGGCTCCag AAGAAAACACCTTGGAGTCGGTTGTTGAATTTCCatattatttatctaatatGAAGTGCAtcgtttttacaaaaacacGAGTGGAAGCATGGCTAATGCATCAGTACTGTCAATTACGGGGCATTTCTCGAACCAATTATGTGATCTCTCTTTCTCACACGAATCTCACTCATTCCAACTTGTTACGCTATGAGTCCGTCCTAAACTATTCAGaaataaccaataggtttagTCTTCCTGTTTTGCCAAAGTTAAATTACTTGAATATTTTg TTTTCAACAAACGTTTTACTTGAAGGCTTTGATGTTTCCTGTTGTAACTCGGCCATTTCTCTAAATCCGATGCGATCCATTTTAGATTACATTCAATGTCGCGGGCGTATTcgtgaaaaatcaaatatcaaAAGCTGCTTTAAAACGATTTGTCCAGATAGTGTcacgaaaaatgaattcattttaatgcACCGGCTGTATGATATTGAATGTCTTTTATTAAAAGCTTTTAATTCTCATCAACATGATCCTAAGAAATGTCTTCTTTTATTCAAGCCTCTTCATACTGTTCTATATGAACct ACAACAAAAGCATGCATTTCAGAAAATTGTGCTTTTCGCGAAGCGAACGAAATAATGATACGTTATATAAGATTAGAAGATGATAAAATCTGTCATATGAGTCttgttatattatatgatCAT ATACGAagtcaaaaaacaaaaaactttGATAATTCAATGTTTCctccttttaaaaaaatgcttttaGAATACacagaagaaacgaaaacgtaCCAG CAAATGTTAACTGAAATGTTAGACTGTTTAGAGATGTATTTAAAGGATCACAATTCGACAActttattaacttttattaaattactttatgaGGTGAAAAACGTTGCTTTTCTCTAG